One segment of Ipomoea triloba cultivar NCNSP0323 chromosome 12, ASM357664v1 DNA contains the following:
- the LOC115999601 gene encoding uncharacterized protein LOC115999601 has product MGGRSSNRTTGAVLKMFIISWTVELHFRLLVAIMFLGDNEEVVVPSKVLEVMMNDERSRDILKAMNVQKLTREHVASHLQKLRRFLYSESSRVNKFARWHRVDDRIWQGHEEIKRRQLVKPPPNSSPRLRRRLDVVPLSTTEQDESMVCSTSSSITITNTNNTNNNNNNNNNVSTIPSFGDNNVVAAAGNYDTQTMAASFGHNMISVAATPPIYNNIGLGQHLTPDFIYNNINQEQGFGEICQLQGINYDISGLDLSSLDGLNKGFQDWKEKDWLWP; this is encoded by the exons ATGGGTGGTCGGAGCAGTAACAGAACTACTGGCGCAGTATTGAAGATGTTCATCATCAGCTGGACAGTTGAACTTCACTTCAGATTGTTGGTGGCCATTATGTTTCTAGGCGATAACG AAGAAGTTGTCGTGCCAAGTAAAGTTTTGGAGGTGATGATGAATGATGAAAGGAGCAGGGATATTTTGAAGGCCATGAATGTGCAGAAATTAACCAGGGAACACGTCGCCAGCCATTTGCAG aaGCTTCGTCGATTCTTATATAGCGAAAGCAGTAGGGTGAATAAATTTGCGAGATGGCATCGTGTGGATGACCGTATTTGGCAGGGGCATGAGGAAATCAAACGCCGCCAACTAGTCAAACCGCCGCCCAATAGTAGCCCCCGCCTTCGCCGCCGCCTTGATGTTGTCCCTTTGTCGACCACCGAGCAAGATGAATCAATGGTTTGCTCTACCTCTAGCTCTATCACCATCACCAACACCAacaacactaataataataataataataataataatgtttcgACGATACCGAGTTTCGGAGACAACAACGTTGTTGCCGCCGCAGGAAACTACGACACCCAAACTATGGCGGCTTCTTTTGGCCACAATATGATTTCTGTAGCAGCAACGCCTCCAATCTATAACAATATTGGACTTGGACAACATCTCACTcctgattttatatataataatattaatcag gaacaGGGATTTGGAGAAATATGTCAGCTGCAAGGAATTAATTACG ATATTTCTGGGCTAGATTTATCTAGTTTGGATGGCTTAAACAAAGGATTTCAAGACTGGAAAGAAAAAGATTGGTTGTGGCCTTAA